Proteins encoded in a region of the Magallana gigas chromosome 8, xbMagGiga1.1, whole genome shotgun sequence genome:
- the LOC117689723 gene encoding uncharacterized protein, which translates to MKPYFSERLLLYIVVMIARQSVYSLECIQWTSSRDGKYRSHCYEYLQETSNSTFEAEAICKMSGGQLAPFVDEFQFNFWRDFLPTVRSEIIIGVNDLVQEGVWTSFDGTPVDNLPWNPRQPNGDRDQNCVVINAEPPGYSVGEPFKLQDKECSETFDGFLCYRDALCFTNCEWRCRTDCFWFISQKANWTFHGANAQCKEQDGVLASVASLKEFEFLKNAFLGFQTYMGIRSAWLGVHFIDGQYRNVNGDDFPVDVLNVTSDPPEDSCLQFGQKSVLYNDLYSFHSCDTSGSMAGICTRSKLGFRWYTEKNSTSDAYIRNALQIDKSETTTEIIKRISASDGRVSSTGIGCVGVSVIVAVMAFVVILDCGQRQKIDGKKKRKRHIHNISHNNENIRGRSKMTTKV; encoded by the exons GTGTCTATTCGTTGGAATGCATACAATGGACCTCTTCTCGTGACGGAAAATATAGATCTCATTGCTACGAATATCTTCAAGAAACCAGCAATTCAACCTTTGAAGCCGAAGCAATTTGTAAGATGTCAGGCGGACAACTAGCCCCCTTTGTTGATGAATTTCAGTTCAATTTTTGGCGAGACTTTCTACCTACGGTTAG GAGTGAAATCATAATTGGAGTCAATGATTTGGTTCAGGAAGGCGTCTGGACGTCATTTGATGGGACCCCAGTCGATAATCTCCCTTGGAATCCACGTCAGCCGAATGGCGATAGAGATCAAAACTGTGTGGTGATCAATGCCGAACCACCAGGATATTCAGTTGGAGAGCCATTTAAACTGCAAGATAAAGAGTGTTCCGAGACTTTTGATGGGTTTCTCTGCTATAGGGATG CTCTGTGCTTTACAAACTGCGAATGGAGATGCAGGACTGATTGTTTCTGGTTTATTTCACAAAAAGCAAATTGGACTTTTCATGGCGCAAACGCTCAATGCAAAGAACAGGATGGTGTTCTGGCCTCTGTGGCAAGTTTGAAGGAATTCGAATTTCTAAAAAACGCTTTTCTTGGCTTTCA aacaTATATGGGCATAAGATCAGCTTGGCTGGGTGTTCACTTCATTGACGGTCAGTACCGTAATGTGAATGGAGACGATTTTCCGGTCGATGTCCTTAATGTTACTAGTGACCCGCCAGAAGACTCGTGTTTACAGTTCGGTCAGAAATCGGTCTTATATAACGATTTATACTCCTTTCATTCCTGTGACACATCCGGATCCATGGCTGGAATTTGCACCAGAAGCAAGCTTG GTTTTCGCTGGTACACAGAGAAAAACTCTACGAGTGATGCGTACATCAGAAATGCTCTACAGATTGACAAATCGGAAACAACTA CGGAAATTATAAAGCGTATCAGTGCCTCTGATGGGCGAGTTTCTTCCACCGGAATTGGATGTGTCGGTGTGTCTGTAATAGTAGCTGTGATGGCGTTCGTGGTTATCTTAGATTGTGGTCAACGACAAAAAATCgatggaaagaaaaaaagaaagcgaCATATTCATAACATCAGccataataatgaaaatatcagaGGCAGGAGCAAAATGACAACAAAAGTATAA